The segment CCTCGTCCGCTGGCTCCACCTCTTCCACTGATCAGCCAATCTACTTCCGGTAATTACTAACTTAATCCTCCCAAAAAGTATTAAAAAAACAAGTCTATTTCGAATGTCAATTATTTATTCATTGTCTTTCCTTTCTAAGGGAGTTCCGTTTCACCTCTGAAGTCCCCATCTGGCTTGACTACCAGGGCAAGCATGTGGTCATTGAGCAGGTGAAAGGACAAAGGACATTTTAACTGTGATGCTTTGTCAGTGAACTCATCTCTGTGGTTATGTTATGGCACACACTTGACCTTTGCACTGTGATTGTTTCCTAGGGAACGTTTGCAGGGATTCTTATTGGTCTGGCCCAGCTGAATTGCTCTGAACTGAAGCTGAAGAGACTCTGCTGCCGACATGGGTACAACAACACTAACTCTGTGGGGTTTCTCGGTAGTCTGAAGCAAGTGTCTTTTTCATAATGCTtttctctatctcttcctcccAGACTTCTAGGTGTAGATAAGGTGATTCAGTACGCTGTCACTGAGTGGCTGACAGACATCAGAAAGAACCAGCTGCCGGGCATTCTGGGAGGTGTAGGCCCCATGCACTCTGTAGTTCAGCTGTGTAAGTACAGGAAGTGACGTCACTTGTATGGTGTTCTTTGTTTCTTTGCCGTTGTCCCTTTAGTAGTCCCTGAGTTATAACCATAGTAATAGAATTGTTCTCTTGCAGTATGTTTATAGCTAGCCTACTTTCAAAACCTAATTTAGTGTTGATCTCAATAGTTTTTTTTTGtgtaactttctctctctctagtccatGGAGTGAGGGACTTGTTCTGGATGCCCATAGAGCAGTACAGGCGGGACGGCCGCATTATCCGGGGTCTTCAGCGGGGGGCAGCATCCTTCGGTACCTCCACTGCCTCTGCTGCTCTGGAGCTCAGCAACAGACTGGTGCAGGCCATACAggtactactgacctctgacctctaaccacaGACTATTAGCAGGCAACAGACTGTCCGTAGGCCACACAGCGGTAGAATACCAATCATACGTGCAGCTCACATAGACATATAGGTTGAAACAATGCATCCCATGTACTACACACCATACATGTTAATACCACTATTCTTACAGTCATGTATCATAGATTGTGGCCAAAGGGTTAGCATACCTAAACCATGTAGGAAAGAACTGAAAGACTAGAAGCAACCATACATGTAGAAGCCACTGGGACCAGTAATACAGATTCCTCCATTGCTTTGATGTGCTTCACTCTCTTACAGAGTTGTAATAATCCTGCTCTTTCTCCTCAAGGCCACAGCGGAGACTGTGTATGACATCCTATCCCCAACGCCCCCCCTGAACCGTTACATCACAGAGGGCCGGCCGCCCTCCAACCAGCCCCGCCGCGCCCACCAGCCGGCCGACCTCAGAGAGGGCGTGGCTAAGGCCTATGACACTGTCAGAGAGGTAGATGTTCTactgataaataaataaatgtgtttaAATCAACCAATTTAGAATGACAATAAAAGGCCTAACACTCACTAACACTCTGTTTTCTGTCTGTTTCCCAGGGTATGATGGACACAGCTCAAACACTATGTGATGTGGCGTCTCGCGGGCATGAGCAGAAAGGTCTGCCTGGTGCTGTGGGCGGAGTCCTGCGGCAGATCCCGCCCACCGTCGTCCGTCCCTTAATAGTGGCGTCCGAGGCAACGTCCAACCTACTGGGGGGCATGCGGAACCAGATCAAGCCAGATGCACGGAAGGAGGACTTCTTAAAATGGCGCTCCGACGAAGGCCAAGAGTGATGATTCTGGTGGTGGCTGGGTTAAAGGTTAAGGATATGGTGGTGAAGTTATGTGGCTGAACCGATGAAGGGAGTGAATGTGTGAGTGAGTTTAATGCAAAAAAAACTAACTACTGCGGAGTGATTGACACCCAGTATTTTATGTGGCTCCAGATGGATTgagatacattttttgttttctttcttcAACGCAATCAAATAGTTCAGTTCACTCTCCTTGCAGCAGTATGTACATGATGCAGATACTCTACCTTTTATTAGTACGTAAACATATCACTGTCATTCTGGGTTGACTTCTTGTTTAGCTGTCAACGCTGACAAAGGGCATACAGGGCTCTAGTCTAGTATAAGGTCTGTAGTAGGTGGGATTAAATGTGTTAATCAGTAGCTCTCCCAGTCTTCAGTTGATCAGACTATGGGCCGGTTTCCCAGATTGAGATTAAACCTATTCCTGGACTGAAAAGCACCTTGAATGGCGATCCTTAATTGAGCATGCATTTTAGGAGTAGGCTTAATCTGAGTCCGGGAACTCATTCTATTGGAGGGTAACATCCTCTATTCCTTTGAGATTTGgatggaggagactgaagaaACTATATTATAGTGGCCTTTGCTGAGATCCTTACAAAGGTTAGGAATGTCATAGTTCCTCAACTCAAAATGCAACTCTGTGATTGTTCTATCCTAGCCTGTACACATCCCCACCCCAGTGTTTGTGCCATAAGCTTTTTCAATGCTGAGTTCCCTGGCCTCTCCCCCTTTTGGTTTAAaatcaatgtctgcttttattgCCTTCCTGAAACCTATACTTATCTCTCTGTATGCTTACTTGTTCATATTTGACCAATGGACACAATGGCCTGGTTGTATTAACTAAAATGCAGTCATGGGAGAATATGGATGATGAACTGAACAaactggagaaatgtcctttccTCTATGTCAAATGGCTTTCCTTGCTTTTAATGCTTGCCAGCGTTTGGTCATCCAATTTGTACTTACTGTTTTGTCAGAGCAAGATGTCCCCCTCAGGGCCTTGAACCTTATCACAAGTCTAGTTCCTTCCTCTCAACAGAAAATGATCTTGTTCGTCTCGTTAGTTGCCTTCCTgcgttttttttatttgtatttttctaattatgttaaacactagtATTAATTAGCATATTCATTTTCAAAATAACAGTGTTGGTGGGATGTCTGAAGGGTTAAGACATGGGGGAAATAAGGGGGTTTGTGGTCAAACGTTTTACATTTTTATCTTTTGTTCAATACTTTTAAGGGATATATGTTTAGGTATGTGTGTGCATAAaattgagtttgtgtgtgtgtgggtgggtgggttagtgGTTTCTTGTGAGGTTGACCCTTTGGTTATATTGGTCACACCTCTGTGTTAGCCGGCAGATCCAACCCGCTTGCTTACAGCTGCACTAGGACCTGATAGCATACATTTGTATATTAAGACATTGTGGAGCCGGGGGCACGATATGGCTAGGAAAACATGCCTCAATCCAGGAaagagaaatgttttggtactgcaAATTGTCCCATTATCCTAAGAAGATGTTCAATCTTCTTGGTGTAACAGTAGGGATAATGGGACAATTCGGAGTAGAACTCATTTCTCATCCCTGCATTGAGGTACGTATTCCGAGCCATATCTCCCACCGGCGCCGCGTTGTCCTAATTTACAGAGGAATGCTGTCCGACCCTAGTGCAGCTGTAAACAAGCGGATCGGACCTGCCGGCTAACCTCTGTGTATTTACTATATCATATCTGTAAGAATTACCTGTATAATATCAAGACAATGAGTACACattaatacaaaaaataaaacatgaataTAAAAAACTTTACATAGTTTTgtgctttttttatatatattttttttacagttgacaaaataaataaaagattgtgccatgctatgttgttttaggtctctctttatgttgtggtgtctctcttatcatgtgtgttttgtcctatattttttattgttaatCCCAACCCCCCTCCCCGCAGGACGaccaaataagaatttgttcttaactgacttgcctagttaatttatATTTTTATCTGATTTCCGGAAACCATTTGTACTGCTAGGAACCTGTTTTTAGGATGATCTGTGTTTGGGGGAAACTGTTCACTGTTACAATTTCGACATTTCCGGTCCACATGTAAACGCATTGTTTTCAGTTTGCACGGTAGAGAATTATAGTtagtgtagatacagtatatattgaCAAAGTTACTGGTGCTCTCACTTTCTTTGATTATATAGGCGACATTCATAGACTAAGCATGAAACTACTGACGCACAACATGTTGACGTCTCACGTGAAAGGGGTAACCAAAGGATACCCTCTCCTCATCAAGGTAAGGAAGTCTGCTCAAAACTAGCTGGCAGAGTTGCGGCAACTTGCAATGTGTTAAATGCACCACGtatttagctagctaatatgTGTTTTTTTCATCCCGTTTGTGCGGATCCCAGGCGACGGAGGTGAAAGTGAGTGAGGTGGAGTTTAATCCCAATTTCGTGAGTCGAATGATCCCCAAATTGGAGTGGAGCGCTCTGGTTCAGGCGGCTGATGGGGTTAGTCCGTCTGTTTGACTAACACTAACACACTTGTACAAAGTCATTTCAAGCTACTGTATCCAACAGAGGTAGAATAGTTAGCTAGGCCAACAGCCTAGATGACATGTACACTAACTATACTTGGGTCTGATACAGAAAGGCTTTTCCTAAAATCTTGTTATTGTGGTTGTATGGCAATATCACTGTCTTCCTGTATATCCTAATTCCTAGCTGTGGTCTTTTCTCCAGCTGGGTCATCTCCAAGATTTACCTGCAGAGCTGGTCACGGACTATGAGAATAATGAAGACTTCCTGCGTAAAGTACACAGGGTTCTGCTGGAGGTGAGGATCACCATAAATAACCTATTGTTATTCATTACTTAGTTCTATCGACTACTATTTTTGGTCAATAGAAAGAAACAATGCATTTATTATGGGAATATGAGGACATCTAGTGGTCAGGTTAGGTAGAGTCTCCGTCATGTTCCCTTTTGGCACTTTCATTCTGCTTGATAAAAAGTGATTGTAGGTTTAACCctattttcacacacacacatagtaactACAGGTGATGTGACgtgttatctgtctctctgtccaggtGGAGGTGCTGGAAGGGTGTCTGCAGTGCCCCGAGTCTGGCCGTGAGTTCCCCATCTCTCGGGGGGTCCCCAACATGCTGCTGAACGAGGACGAGGCATAGAGGAGGGGGGTTGGTTATACGCTAacaccccccaccaccctctcacCCCAACTGTTCATTGTATGGGACTGCTGGCATTAGAAGTGAGGGGAAAACTGGACTCTTGTTTGAGTGTATAGGAAGAAATACCACACTGTTGAATTGGTTATATAGTATAGTACCTGGGGCAATGAAATGTGAACACACTGCTGCCCCAAGAAAACCACAGACCGGATCTGAATGCTTCTACATTGTCCAATATCTGTGAGctgattttgttttatttatttttataaaaatgtTTCGGTGCATTTTTTGCCGTAGAAGTACAACTCCTTGGTTTCCTTGGTATCCCAAACTGCTTTCCTTTGTAATTAATTTACACTGATAAATAAATACCGGTACACACCAAAAaatacatatcaatactataTATAGTCATGAATGAAAGGTAAAGTATGTCAAActgtgatacagttgaagtcggaggtttacatacactaaggttggagtcattaaaactcgtgttTAAACCACCACAAATTTCCAattaacgaactatagttttgcatgacacaagtcatttttccaacaattgtttacagacagattattttacttataattcgaTGTATCACAAtttagtttacatacactaagttgactgtgcctttaaacagcttggaaaattccagaaaatgtcatggctttagaagcttctgataggctaattgacatcatttgagtcaattgggggtgtacctgtggacgtgtttcagggcctaccttcaaactcaatgcctctttgcttggcatcatgagaaaatcaaaagaaatccgccaagacatcagaaacaaaattgtagacataagtctggttcatcgccGGAAACAATtcccaaacacctgaaggtaccacgttcatctgtacaaataatagtacgcaagtacactgctcaaaaaaataaagggaacacttaaacaacacaatgtaactccaagtcaatcacacttctgtgaaatcaaactgtccacttaggaagcaacactgattgacaatacatttcacatgctgttgtgcaactggaatagacaaaaggtggaaattataggtaattggcaagacacccccaaaaaggagtgattctgcaggtggtgaccacagaccacttctcaattcctatgcttcctggctgatgttttggtcacttttgaatgctggcggtgctttcactctagtggtagcatgagacggagtctacaacccacacaagtggctcaggtagtgcagttcatccaggatggcacatcaatgcgagctgtggcaaaaaggtttgctgtgtctgtcagcgtagtgtccagagcatagaggcgctaccaggagacaggccagtacatcaggagacgtggaggaggccctaggagggcaacaacccagcagcaggaccgctacctccacctttgtgcaaggaggtgcactgccagagccctgcaaaatgacctccagcaggccacaaatgtgcactgATGTGCATTGAtgcgccatcctggatgagctgcactacctgagccacttgtttgggttgtagactccgtctcatgcttccactagagtgaaagcaccgccagcattcaaaagtgaccaaaacatcagccaggaagcataggaactgagaagtggtctgtggtcaccacctgcagaatcactccttttttgggggtgtcttgctaattgcctataatttccaccttttgtctattccatttgcacaacagcatgtgaaatgtattgtcaatcagtgttgcttcctaagtggacagtttgatttcacagaagtgtgattgacttggagttacattgtgttgtttaagtgttccctttatttttttgagcagtgtataaacaccatgggaccacgcagccgtcataccgctcaggaaggagacacattctgtctcctagagatgaacgtactttggtgcgaaaagtgcaacatcaaaggaccttgtgaagatgctggaggaaacgggtacaaaagtatctatccacagtaaaacgagtcctatatcgacataacctgaaaggccgctcggcaaggaagaagccactgctccaaaaccgccattaaaatgacagactacggtttgccactgcacatggggacaaagatcatactttttggagaactgtcctctggtctgattaaacaaaaatagaactgttcggccataatgaccatcgttatgtttggaggaaaaagagggagggttgcaagccgaagaacaccatcccatccgggaagcacgggggtggcagcatcatgttgtgggggtgctttgctacaggagggactggtgcacttcacaaaatagatggcagcatgaggatgggaaattatgtggatatattgaagcaacatctcaagacatcagacaggaagttaaagtttggttgcaaataggtcttccaaatggacaatgaccccaatcatacttccaaagttgtggcaagatggcttaaagacaacaaagtcatggtattggagtggccatcataaagccctgatctcaatcccatagacaatttctgtgcagaactgaaaaagcatgtgcgagcaa is part of the Salvelinus fontinalis isolate EN_2023a chromosome 6, ASM2944872v1, whole genome shotgun sequence genome and harbors:
- the trmt112 gene encoding multifunctional methyltransferase subunit TRM112-like protein, with the protein product MKLLTHNMLTSHVKGVTKGYPLLIKATEVKVSEVEFNPNFVSRMIPKLEWSALVQAADGLGHLQDLPAELVTDYENNEDFLRKVHRVLLEVEVLEGCLQCPESGREFPISRGVPNMLLNEDEA